In the genome of Tropicibacter oceani, one region contains:
- a CDS encoding GMC family oxidoreductase, with the protein MEIRVEEFDHIVIGGGAAGCVAAGRLASDGGARVLLLEAGYSNRHPLLDMPPGIFKMINGTRFMRYHKTVPQAHLGGRVHDIPQGHVLGGGSSVNAQVYMRGRPSDYDGWQALLHGSNDPVDWGWEAVLPHFRRMEGNNRLLDDRHGAAGPLLVSDPGHIDNLSRLFVQAAQGLGLPFTHDFNGARQTGVGFYQFMNRNGRRSSAAYAYVTPQADNPNLTVRLQSEVSRIDFETGRAVGVTYRDKTGEHRVRCGGEVILSAGSLVTPKILMLSGIGPADHLAEHDIACIADLPGVGQNLMDHPEVPITARVNGPYGYYKQGDGWRMLRNGLQFKLFGSGPVTSAGVEAGAFVNPANPEGEPTIQAFCVPIVYVDRDTRDLVEDGHGLTVTTVVVKPRSRGEVRLASADPAAMPLVSPNLLKDPADMNEMVAGLRYFLSAFEQPPLADKIDRVMLPPPDQRDDESLRAYCRRFVKTNYHPAGTARMGKDGDPKAVLDPRMRVRGIDGLRVCDLSAMPDINAGNTQAPAMMLGDRCADLVMGVL; encoded by the coding sequence ATGGAGATACGCGTGGAAGAGTTCGACCATATCGTCATTGGTGGCGGTGCCGCGGGCTGCGTGGCTGCCGGGCGGCTCGCCTCGGACGGCGGCGCGCGGGTGCTGCTGCTAGAGGCGGGGTATTCCAACCGGCACCCCCTGCTCGACATGCCGCCGGGCATCTTCAAGATGATCAACGGCACCCGCTTCATGCGCTATCACAAGACGGTGCCGCAGGCGCATCTGGGCGGGCGAGTGCATGACATCCCGCAAGGCCACGTGCTGGGCGGCGGCTCCTCGGTCAATGCGCAAGTCTACATGCGCGGACGGCCTTCGGATTACGACGGTTGGCAGGCGCTGCTGCACGGCTCCAACGACCCCGTCGACTGGGGCTGGGAGGCGGTGCTGCCCCACTTCCGCCGGATGGAGGGCAACAACCGTCTACTGGATGACCGCCACGGCGCGGCCGGGCCGTTGCTGGTGTCGGATCCCGGCCATATCGACAACCTGTCCCGGCTTTTCGTTCAGGCGGCGCAAGGGCTTGGCCTACCCTTCACGCATGACTTCAACGGTGCGCGGCAGACCGGCGTCGGTTTTTACCAGTTCATGAACCGCAACGGGCGGCGCTCTTCGGCCGCCTATGCCTATGTGACCCCGCAAGCGGACAACCCGAACCTGACCGTCCGCCTGCAATCCGAGGTCTCGCGAATCGATTTCGAGACCGGGCGCGCCGTGGGTGTCACCTATCGCGACAAGACGGGCGAACATCGGGTGCGCTGCGGCGGTGAAGTGATCCTGTCGGCCGGGTCACTTGTCACGCCAAAGATCCTGATGCTTTCGGGGATCGGCCCAGCCGATCACCTGGCAGAACACGACATTGCGTGCATCGCCGATCTGCCAGGAGTAGGCCAGAACCTTATGGATCACCCCGAGGTGCCGATCACCGCGCGGGTCAACGGGCCCTACGGCTATTACAAACAGGGCGATGGCTGGCGCATGTTGCGCAACGGGCTTCAGTTCAAGTTGTTCGGATCTGGCCCCGTGACGTCAGCGGGAGTCGAGGCGGGGGCCTTCGTCAATCCTGCGAACCCTGAGGGAGAGCCGACCATACAGGCCTTCTGCGTGCCGATCGTCTATGTCGACCGCGACACACGGGATCTGGTGGAGGACGGTCATGGGCTGACCGTCACCACCGTCGTCGTCAAGCCGCGGTCGCGGGGCGAGGTACGGCTAGCCTCGGCTGACCCGGCGGCCATGCCTCTTGTCTCGCCCAACCTGCTGAAAGACCCCGCCGACATGAACGAGATGGTCGCGGGCCTGCGCTATTTTCTGAGTGCGTTTGAACAGCCCCCCCTTGCCGACAAGATCGACCGCGTGATGCTGCCGCCCCCCGACCAGCGCGACGACGAGAGCCTGCGCGCCTATTGCCGCCGCTTCGTGAAGACCAACTATCACCCCGCCGGTACGGCCCGAATGGGCAAGGACGGCGATCCGAAGGCGGTACTCGACCCGCGGATGCGGGTGCGCGGGATCGACGGACTGCGGGTTTGCGATCTTTCAGCAATGCCTGATATCAATGCCGGAAACACACAGGCGCCCGCCATGATGTTGGGCGACAGGTGCGCCGATCTGGTGATGGGTGTACTATAA
- a CDS encoding aldehyde dehydrogenase family protein has translation MLIGGQWIASRPGALIEVENPADDTIIGTIPEGSTEDAARAVAAARKAQPGWAARPAVERGRAVRKLAQLVGARAEELATLITREQGKPIGQARGEVGAVVGFLEHAAEGARRIEGDIIASDNPDEEIQIRRHPYGVVVGLTAWNYPAALAARKIGPALIAGNTFVLLAHEITPFLGLFIAALAEQAGIPAGVINVVTGRGAVVGRALVEHPDTGLITMTGSNRAGREIFRSAADGMKVLRLELGGKAPFIVMEDADIDKAVAAAVTARYTNCGQICTCNERMYLHRDIADEFLEKFVAASRALTIGDPMTDPDMGPKVSGPELDKVKSIVDAAVAEGAEVLLEGGPLTEGAYLRGHWYAPTVLEVKNNDSPVIEQEVFGPVVPAVRVADFDTALQMANDTDYGLSAYIFTQNHRRLMQTPYRLNFGEIYVNRANGEQFQAFHNGWGHSGLGGEDGKYGFDGYLRKQTLYMNWG, from the coding sequence ATGCTGATTGGCGGACAGTGGATCGCCTCGCGTCCCGGTGCGCTGATCGAGGTCGAGAATCCGGCGGACGACACGATCATCGGCACGATCCCTGAAGGCAGCACCGAGGATGCCGCCCGCGCTGTGGCCGCCGCCCGCAAGGCGCAGCCCGGATGGGCGGCCCGCCCCGCGGTGGAGCGGGGTCGCGCGGTGCGCAAGCTGGCGCAGCTGGTGGGGGCGCGCGCCGAGGAGCTTGCAACGCTCATCACCCGCGAACAGGGCAAGCCGATCGGCCAGGCGCGGGGCGAGGTGGGGGCCGTTGTCGGTTTCCTCGAGCATGCAGCCGAAGGCGCGCGGCGGATCGAGGGCGACATCATAGCCTCGGACAACCCGGACGAGGAAATCCAGATTCGCCGTCATCCCTATGGCGTCGTCGTCGGTTTGACGGCCTGGAACTATCCGGCAGCCTTGGCGGCACGCAAGATCGGACCGGCGCTAATTGCGGGCAACACATTCGTGCTTCTGGCGCATGAAATCACGCCCTTCTTGGGTCTTTTCATTGCCGCGCTGGCCGAACAGGCCGGCATCCCTGCCGGGGTCATCAACGTGGTGACAGGGCGCGGCGCCGTGGTCGGGCGGGCGCTGGTCGAACATCCCGATACCGGATTGATCACCATGACAGGCTCGAACCGCGCAGGGCGCGAGATCTTCCGCTCGGCGGCGGATGGCATGAAGGTGCTGCGGTTGGAGTTGGGCGGCAAGGCCCCCTTCATCGTCATGGAAGACGCCGACATCGACAAGGCCGTCGCCGCAGCGGTCACGGCCCGCTACACCAACTGCGGCCAAATCTGCACCTGCAACGAACGTATGTACCTGCACAGGGACATCGCGGACGAGTTTCTTGAAAAGTTTGTCGCTGCCTCGCGCGCGCTGACCATCGGCGATCCGATGACCGACCCTGACATGGGCCCCAAGGTCAGCGGGCCCGAGCTCGACAAGGTCAAGTCGATCGTCGATGCCGCCGTGGCCGAGGGTGCCGAGGTTCTGCTGGAGGGCGGGCCGCTGACCGAAGGCGCCTATCTGCGCGGCCATTGGTACGCGCCCACCGTCCTTGAGGTGAAAAACAACGACTCGCCCGTGATTGAGCAAGAGGTCTTTGGCCCGGTGGTGCCGGCGGTGCGCGTGGCGGATTTCGACACCGCCCTGCAAATGGCGAATGACACCGATTACGGGCTGTCTGCCTACATCTTCACGCAAAACCATCGTCGCCTGATGCAGACGCCTTACCGGCTGAACTTTGGCGAAATCTACGTCAATCGCGCCAATGGCGAGCAGTTTCAGGCGTTTCACAACGGTTGGGGGCACTCTGGCCTTGGCGGGGAGGACGGAAAATACGGCTTCGACGGGTATCTGCGCAAGCAGACCCTTTACATGAACTGGGGATAG
- a CDS encoding sugar ABC transporter ATP-binding protein yields the protein MTDLIEMTGIGKSFAGIIALQDASLAIRPGEVHAIIGQNGAGKSTLIKILTGVYRRDAGDVRMNGAPLSITTPREAQDAGIATIYQELSLVPLRSVTENVVMGYEPRTRLGLIDWKAAHARTREILARFGVDVDVTRQLGSYSTAIQQLVAIARAVSLDAKLVIMDEATSSLDDQEIATLFSVVRSLKSSGVAVLYISHFLNELYQICDRVTIMRDGQTVATHDVAETTKLGLVSEMLGRDASEIQAAGLTALSGGHGDPGEVLLQAEGLRSKTGLRGTSFTIRKREIVGLGGLLGSGRTEAARAVFGLDALTEGQVRHHSGASLDTPAQAIALGLGFLTEDRKADGIIPHMSVRENITLALLPKLKRMGAVDRERERKLVQHYIDALQIKTSGMEQPIRELSGGNQQKVLLARWLALEPEILILDEPTRGVDVGAKFEIQSIIRKQVADGLAVLLISSEFEELVEGADRIVVLQDGTSVSELQNPGVTESALINAIAHHHERSAA from the coding sequence ATGACTGACCTCATCGAGATGACGGGCATCGGGAAATCCTTTGCCGGTATCATCGCCTTGCAGGATGCCAGCCTTGCCATCCGCCCGGGCGAGGTGCACGCGATCATCGGCCAGAACGGCGCCGGAAAATCGACGCTGATCAAGATCCTGACCGGCGTTTATCGCCGCGACGCAGGTGATGTGCGGATGAACGGTGCGCCGCTTTCGATCACCACCCCGCGCGAGGCGCAGGATGCCGGGATCGCCACGATCTACCAGGAACTCAGCCTCGTGCCTTTGCGCAGCGTGACGGAGAATGTCGTCATGGGGTACGAGCCGCGCACACGGCTTGGCCTGATCGACTGGAAGGCCGCCCACGCGCGCACCCGCGAGATCCTCGCGCGCTTCGGTGTCGACGTGGACGTGACGCGGCAGCTGGGCAGCTATTCAACCGCAATCCAGCAGCTTGTTGCCATCGCGCGCGCGGTATCGCTTGATGCCAAGCTGGTCATCATGGACGAGGCGACTTCCTCGCTTGACGATCAGGAGATCGCGACGCTGTTTTCCGTGGTTCGGAGTCTGAAGTCCTCGGGCGTCGCGGTGCTCTATATTTCGCACTTCCTGAACGAACTCTATCAGATCTGCGACCGTGTGACGATCATGCGCGATGGCCAGACTGTGGCCACGCACGATGTGGCCGAGACGACCAAGCTGGGGCTGGTTTCCGAAATGCTGGGCCGCGACGCGAGCGAAATCCAGGCCGCGGGCCTGACAGCACTGTCCGGTGGTCACGGCGACCCCGGCGAGGTGCTGTTGCAGGCCGAGGGGCTGCGCAGCAAGACCGGTCTTCGCGGCACGTCCTTCACCATCCGCAAGCGCGAGATCGTGGGGTTGGGCGGGTTGCTTGGGTCGGGCCGGACCGAGGCGGCGCGCGCGGTTTTCGGCCTCGATGCGCTGACCGAAGGCCAGGTGCGCCACCATTCCGGCGCGTCGCTGGACACGCCCGCACAGGCCATTGCGCTAGGGCTGGGGTTCCTGACCGAGGACCGCAAGGCCGACGGCATCATCCCGCATATGTCCGTGCGCGAGAACATCACCTTGGCCTTGCTTCCAAAGCTGAAACGCATGGGCGCCGTCGACCGCGAACGCGAGCGCAAGCTGGTGCAGCACTATATCGATGCCTTGCAGATCAAGACCTCGGGCATGGAGCAGCCGATCCGCGAATTGTCGGGCGGCAACCAGCAAAAAGTGCTGCTGGCCCGCTGGCTGGCGCTGGAGCCGGAAATCCTGATTCTCGACGAACCCACCCGGGGCGTCGACGTGGGGGCGAAATTCGAGATTCAGTCGATCATCCGCAAACAGGTGGCCGACGGGCTGGCGGTGCTGCTCATCAGTTCGGAATTCGAGGAACTGGTGGAAGGCGCCGACCGCATCGTGGTGCTGCAGGATGGCACATCGGTCAGCGAATTGCAGAACCCCGGTGTGACCGAAAGCGCGCTGATCAATGCCATCGCACATCATCACGAAAGGAGCGCCGCGTGA
- a CDS encoding ABC transporter substrate-binding protein, with translation MKRRIILGSALTGLIALSAGIAGAETPPLAQKDRYKVGFAQMESNNPWRIAETKSFHDTAKACNWDLIATDAAGSAAKQVADVDSMIAQGIDVLFLPPREEKPLIPAVMKAKAAGIPTFLVDRSVDPNVAKAGEHFVAFLGSDFIDQGERAAEWLIENFDGDKGVIVELEGTTGSSPANDRKKGFDDRIAQDDRFEIVASQTGDFARDLGRQVMETLLQAHPDVNVVYAHNDEMAIGAIQALELAGRKPGEDVTIVSIDGTRDALQAIIDGKMGVTVESSPFFGPLACEVMKKYAAGEEIPGWVQVEDRIFTQDNAADHIDEAY, from the coding sequence ATGAAAAGACGTATCATTCTCGGGTCGGCACTGACCGGTCTGATTGCACTATCTGCCGGGATTGCAGGGGCAGAAACCCCGCCACTGGCGCAAAAGGACCGCTACAAGGTCGGCTTTGCGCAGATGGAATCCAACAACCCTTGGCGCATCGCGGAAACCAAATCGTTCCACGACACCGCCAAGGCCTGCAACTGGGACCTGATCGCCACGGATGCCGCGGGCTCTGCCGCGAAACAGGTGGCTGACGTGGACAGCATGATCGCCCAAGGCATTGACGTACTCTTCCTGCCCCCGCGCGAGGAAAAGCCCCTGATCCCCGCCGTGATGAAGGCCAAGGCCGCGGGCATTCCCACCTTCCTCGTCGACCGCTCGGTCGATCCGAACGTCGCCAAGGCGGGTGAGCACTTCGTGGCCTTCCTCGGGTCCGATTTCATCGACCAGGGCGAGCGTGCAGCCGAGTGGCTGATCGAGAACTTCGACGGCGACAAGGGAGTGATCGTGGAGCTTGAAGGCACCACCGGTTCCTCGCCTGCCAACGACCGCAAGAAAGGTTTCGACGACCGCATCGCACAGGATGACCGGTTCGAGATCGTCGCCAGCCAAACCGGCGACTTTGCCCGTGATTTGGGCCGCCAAGTGATGGAAACGCTGCTGCAAGCGCACCCTGACGTGAACGTGGTCTATGCCCACAATGACGAAATGGCGATTGGCGCGATCCAGGCGCTGGAGCTGGCGGGCCGCAAGCCGGGTGAGGACGTGACCATCGTTTCGATCGACGGCACCCGCGACGCGCTTCAGGCGATCATCGACGGCAAGATGGGTGTCACCGTGGAAAGCTCGCCATTCTTCGGGCCGCTGGCCTGCGAAGTGATGAAGAAATACGCCGCCGGTGAAGAAATCCCCGGCTGGGTTCAGGTCGAAGACCGCATCTTTACCCAGGACAACGCGGCCGACCACATCGACGAAGCCTACTGA
- the pssA gene encoding CDP-diacylglycerol--serine O-phosphatidyltransferase → MPETPPGGQPRSEAGAVSILMLLPNMVTLIGMSLGLTAIRFAIEGRFTTAVFLIILSALADGLDGLLARRLKAESPMGAQLDSLSDFLCFGVAPAILVYQVHLSHTGGFGWIFALLFAAAACLRLARFNVTSGQADESAPAKRYFVGVPAPAGALLGLMPVFLTLSGTFSAGSIPVAVCIWLTIVGGLMISRLKTPSPKALKVPRSLTAVILFATVIVIGLSFTHPWFLLAGVNVGYLMMVAYGQIRDRSTKR, encoded by the coding sequence ATGCCGGAAACTCCCCCCGGAGGGCAGCCCCGCAGCGAAGCGGGTGCCGTTTCGATCCTGATGCTCTTGCCGAACATGGTCACCCTCATCGGGATGAGCCTGGGCCTGACGGCGATCCGTTTCGCCATAGAGGGCCGGTTCACCACGGCGGTCTTTCTGATCATCCTGTCGGCACTGGCCGACGGTCTGGACGGGCTTCTGGCGCGCCGCCTCAAGGCGGAATCGCCCATGGGCGCGCAGCTGGATTCGCTGTCGGATTTCCTGTGCTTCGGCGTCGCCCCGGCGATCCTGGTCTACCAGGTCCACCTGAGCCACACGGGCGGCTTTGGCTGGATCTTCGCACTGCTTTTCGCGGCTGCGGCCTGTCTGCGCCTGGCCCGGTTCAACGTGACATCCGGCCAGGCCGACGAAAGCGCCCCGGCCAAGCGGTATTTCGTCGGGGTCCCGGCCCCGGCGGGGGCCTTGCTGGGGTTGATGCCGGTATTCCTGACCCTGTCCGGCACGTTTTCGGCGGGCAGCATTCCGGTGGCGGTCTGCATCTGGCTGACCATTGTCGGTGGCCTGATGATTTCCCGGCTCAAGACCCCGTCGCCCAAGGCGCTCAAGGTGCCGCGCAGCCTGACGGCGGTGATCCTGTTCGCCACGGTGATCGTGATCGGCCTGAGCTTTACCCACCCATGGTTCTTGCTGGCGGGTGTAAACGTCGGTTACCTGATGATGGTCGCCTACGGCCAGATCCGCGACCGAAGCACCAAACGCTGA
- a CDS encoding FCD domain-containing protein, with product MNESKLGRAADTVVRRLSEKIQSGEYSDGTPLPPERLLMEEFGISRTVVREAVQSLSKQGLLEARPRHRPIVRKPGYDAAISAMESVVVHLLNNSGGVKNLFDTRILMEAALVRQAAQKARKDDIAALKAALEANQAAIDDSEEFYRTDRAFHALLYDIPRNPVLPALHKAYVTWLAPQWSRMPRLPERNRANFEAHKRIFDAILMRDPDSAEAALRSHLEQAWDQVCETFGDDL from the coding sequence ATGAACGAAAGCAAATTGGGACGCGCCGCCGATACGGTCGTGCGCCGGCTTTCAGAGAAAATCCAGTCCGGCGAATATTCGGACGGCACCCCCCTGCCCCCCGAACGCCTTTTGATGGAAGAATTCGGCATCAGCCGCACCGTGGTCCGTGAAGCCGTTCAGAGCCTGTCGAAACAGGGATTGCTGGAAGCCCGCCCCCGCCACCGTCCGATCGTTCGCAAACCCGGGTATGACGCCGCGATCTCGGCGATGGAATCGGTGGTCGTTCATTTGCTGAACAATTCGGGCGGGGTGAAGAACCTCTTTGACACCCGCATCCTGATGGAGGCCGCGCTGGTGCGGCAGGCGGCGCAAAAAGCGCGAAAGGACGACATCGCGGCGCTGAAAGCCGCGCTTGAGGCGAACCAAGCCGCCATCGACGACAGCGAGGAATTCTACCGTACCGACCGGGCCTTCCACGCGCTGCTTTACGATATTCCGCGCAACCCCGTGCTCCCGGCGCTGCACAAGGCCTATGTCACCTGGCTTGCACCGCAGTGGTCGCGGATGCCAAGGTTGCCGGAACGCAACCGCGCCAACTTCGAAGCACATAAGCGGATCTTCGACGCCATCTTGATGCGCGATCCCGACAGCGCAGAAGCGGCCCTGCGCAGCCATCTGGAGCAGGCCTGGGATCAGGTCTGTGAAACTTTCGGCGATGATCTCTGA
- a CDS encoding phosphatidylserine decarboxylase — protein MSVSMLSTFVKPMHPEGRRFVAIAAAITLLLFLLWEPLGWIGVGLTVWVYYFFRDPERVSPERPDIMVSPADGIVSLLEPAVPPAELGLGEAEMMRVSVFMSVFNCHVNRLPTAGRIEKVAYRPGKFLNASLDKASADNERNGLTVALPDGRRYGVVQIAGLVARRILCWSTEGQDLARGERFGLIRFGSRLDIYLPEGSTPQVRIGQTMVAGETVIADLAGTVHEA, from the coding sequence ATGTCTGTTTCCATGCTTTCCACCTTCGTCAAGCCGATGCACCCCGAGGGCCGGCGTTTCGTCGCCATCGCGGCGGCGATCACGCTGTTGCTGTTCCTGCTGTGGGAACCGCTGGGCTGGATCGGCGTCGGGTTGACCGTCTGGGTCTATTACTTCTTTCGCGACCCCGAGCGGGTAAGCCCCGAGCGCCCCGACATCATGGTATCGCCTGCGGACGGCATCGTGTCGCTGCTGGAACCGGCGGTGCCGCCGGCCGAACTGGGCCTGGGCGAGGCCGAAATGATGCGGGTGTCGGTGTTCATGTCGGTGTTCAACTGCCACGTCAATCGCCTGCCCACCGCCGGACGGATCGAAAAGGTCGCCTATCGGCCGGGGAAATTCCTGAACGCTTCGCTCGACAAGGCCTCGGCCGACAATGAACGCAACGGGCTGACGGTCGCGTTGCCCGATGGGCGGCGCTATGGCGTCGTGCAGATTGCCGGGCTGGTGGCCCGCCGCATCCTGTGCTGGAGCACCGAGGGCCAGGACCTGGCCCGGGGCGAACGCTTTGGCCTTATCCGCTTTGGCTCGCGGTTGGATATTTACCTGCCCGAGGGCAGCACGCCGCAGGTGCGCATCGGCCAGACCATGGTGGCGGGCGAAACGGTGATCGCGGATCTGGCCGGCACGGTGCACGAGGCGTGA